A single window of Sphingobacterium sp. ML3W DNA harbors:
- a CDS encoding FUSC family protein encodes MDSFFKLNKSNRQWHLPIVAGLSVGIPMILGWYIDNIEAGKLASLAGLSILYIQSDKLVERMILLMTCCFGIMVSFTIGLFFSFNSFIAPIAFGLLSFGVHYSLHKLQLTRPPGNFFFIMLASTAICTPFHLESIPEKIGYLAIGTILTCGIGLIYSLLTLKKNKEPENLIHHKSGYTNIVESLIFGLVMAISLAVAFSLTIEKPYWIPISCLAVMQGSSSKHIWLRATQRVSGTLIGLGITWLIASGNPTPLIMVMSITLLQIIVEFLVVRNYGVAVVFITILTIFLSESGKQLTQDTNEIFFARMIDIFIGSVIGIIGGWILYHEKIHFYVTLQLKKAKVLIKKTRPT; translated from the coding sequence ATGGATTCATTTTTTAAACTTAATAAATCGAACAGACAGTGGCACCTACCCATAGTAGCAGGGCTAAGCGTAGGCATACCTATGATTTTGGGATGGTATATTGATAATATCGAAGCCGGTAAACTCGCGTCATTAGCCGGATTATCAATTTTATACATTCAATCGGATAAGCTCGTCGAACGAATGATATTACTCATGACCTGTTGCTTTGGAATCATGGTCTCTTTTACAATAGGATTATTTTTTTCATTCAATTCATTTATAGCACCAATTGCATTTGGGCTTTTGTCATTCGGAGTACATTACTCATTACATAAGCTTCAACTGACTCGACCTCCGGGCAACTTCTTTTTTATAATGTTGGCCTCTACCGCGATCTGCACCCCATTTCATCTAGAAAGCATACCTGAAAAAATTGGATATCTCGCTATTGGGACGATCTTAACATGTGGTATTGGTTTAATATACAGTCTGCTCACGCTTAAGAAAAATAAGGAACCAGAAAATTTGATCCATCATAAATCTGGCTATACCAATATCGTTGAATCCTTGATTTTTGGACTAGTTATGGCGATATCCTTAGCGGTGGCATTTTCATTAACTATCGAAAAACCCTATTGGATACCTATTTCCTGTCTTGCCGTAATGCAAGGTAGCAGTTCTAAACATATTTGGCTTAGGGCAACACAACGCGTCAGTGGGACACTGATTGGGCTGGGCATAACTTGGCTCATCGCATCCGGTAACCCAACCCCTCTAATTATGGTGATGAGCATTACCCTGTTACAAATAATTGTAGAATTTTTAGTGGTGCGAAATTATGGAGTTGCTGTCGTGTTTATTACCATACTCACTATTTTCTTATCGGAGTCTGGCAAGCAATTAACCCAAGATACGAATGAAATTTTTTTCGCACGCATGATTGATATATTTATTGGAAGTGTGATAGGGATAATAGGTGGTTGGATTTTATATCACGAAAAAATACATTTTTATGTAACCTTACAGCTTAAAAAAGCTAAAGTACTAATCAAGAAAACTAGACCTACATAA
- a CDS encoding glycosyltransferase family 2 protein: MEEVLTPSLEAKKQVMPAVLNSNEQQSKQLNNILERKTNQYGLKEYSIWAFTFLIFSSSLFGIYMLQTEFETLRFERLNSIGGTLLIGLGIFLLLSSISFIIFLLILHLKYKPIATVSDEELPTCTIIVPAYNEGHLVYDTLRSLANSDYPEHKIQLIAIDDGSKDDTFAWIQRAKEELGDRVEIYKQPKNMGKRHALYRGFKLGKGDIFITVDSDSVVKKDTLRNMVSPFVKKKECGAVAGNVRVLNNKKAIIPRMLSVSFTFSFEFVRSAQSVLGTVMCTPGALSAYRKDAVMNCLEDWINQTFMNQPSDIGEDRAMTNMILKQGYHVLFQSNAFVYTDTPVRYKNLYKMFIRWERSNVRENIMMSRFAFTNFRKGPKLGTRILLIMQWKKVLLSYPLLLLMLWTIFHYPLMFLSATFVGILIFSSIQAFFFASKNENKKEAFWAYTYSIFYAFSLFWITPYAIATAGRRGWLTRG, encoded by the coding sequence ATGGAAGAAGTTCTCACTCCCTCACTGGAGGCTAAAAAGCAAGTAATGCCTGCTGTATTGAATTCAAATGAGCAGCAATCGAAACAACTAAATAATATTTTGGAACGTAAAACCAATCAATATGGTCTCAAAGAATATAGTATTTGGGCTTTCACCTTTTTGATATTTTCATCATCATTATTCGGCATCTATATGCTCCAGACAGAATTCGAGACACTTCGCTTCGAACGTTTGAATAGCATCGGTGGCACTCTACTCATTGGATTAGGAATTTTCTTGCTTTTATCAAGCATCAGTTTTATCATTTTTTTACTAATCTTACATCTTAAATATAAACCGATTGCTACGGTATCGGATGAAGAATTACCAACTTGTACTATCATTGTACCCGCTTACAACGAAGGACATCTTGTCTACGATACTTTACGTAGTCTTGCCAATAGCGATTACCCGGAACATAAGATCCAACTAATCGCTATCGATGATGGCAGCAAGGATGATACCTTTGCATGGATACAACGAGCTAAGGAAGAGTTGGGTGATCGTGTAGAAATTTATAAACAACCAAAGAATATGGGTAAACGCCATGCCCTCTATCGTGGTTTTAAATTAGGTAAAGGCGATATTTTTATTACTGTTGATAGTGATTCGGTAGTAAAAAAAGATACGCTCCGAAATATGGTCTCCCCATTCGTGAAAAAGAAAGAATGTGGTGCAGTCGCTGGAAATGTACGTGTGCTGAATAATAAAAAAGCAATTATACCACGTATGCTCAGCGTTAGTTTTACATTCAGTTTTGAATTTGTACGTTCGGCACAAAGTGTTTTAGGGACTGTCATGTGTACACCAGGGGCTTTATCTGCCTATAGAAAAGATGCGGTGATGAATTGTCTGGAAGATTGGATCAACCAAACTTTTATGAACCAGCCATCGGATATTGGCGAAGATCGCGCCATGACCAATATGATCTTGAAACAAGGTTATCACGTACTGTTTCAATCCAATGCTTTTGTCTATACCGACACACCTGTACGTTACAAAAATCTGTACAAGATGTTTATCCGTTGGGAAAGAAGTAATGTTCGTGAAAATATTATGATGAGTCGTTTTGCCTTTACAAACTTCCGTAAAGGTCCAAAATTGGGTACACGTATCTTATTGATTATGCAATGGAAGAAAGTATTGCTTTCTTATCCCCTACTCCTTTTAATGTTGTGGACAATATTCCATTATCCGCTCATGTTTTTGAGTGCTACGTTTGTAGGTATATTGATTTTCTCAAGTATACAAGCATTCTTTTTCGCATCAAAAAACGAAAATAAGAAAGAAGCATTTTGGGCCTATACCTACAGTATATTTTATGCATTCTCTTTATTTTGGATCACGCCATATGCCATCGCAACAGCAGGGCGTAGAGGTTGGTTAACGAGAGGATAA
- a CDS encoding winged helix-turn-helix transcriptional regulator — protein sequence MKRTEFKSCSCAMQRSMGILGTRWKPVIIYTLRDRKARFGQLDAMIEHISRKVLTTSLKELEEDGIIFREEFKELPPRVEYSLTGKGKALIPIMCQLAKWNEDFYEEPEMAMV from the coding sequence ATGAAACGAACTGAATTTAAGAGTTGCTCATGCGCGATGCAACGCTCTATGGGGATTTTAGGAACGAGGTGGAAACCCGTTATCATCTATACCCTGCGTGACCGAAAAGCACGTTTCGGACAATTAGATGCAATGATTGAGCATATTTCAAGAAAGGTATTGACCACATCGTTGAAAGAATTGGAAGAAGATGGTATTATCTTTAGAGAGGAGTTCAAGGAACTACCGCCCAGGGTAGAATATTCATTAACTGGAAAAGGCAAAGCTTTGATACCGATTATGTGCCAATTGGCAAAGTGGAATGAAGATTTTTATGAAGAGCCAGAGATGGCTATGGTTTAA
- a CDS encoding NADH:flavin oxidoreductase — protein sequence MSIQTLFSPFEYKNLVLKNRFVMAPMTRAFAVDGIPGDDVKGYYERRAAAEVGLILTEGTVIDRPSSKNLKDIPNFYGEQALNGWKNVVGAVHKKGGKIAPQIWHVGNTPMQWTPPAPFESPDTMTLADIEHTIQAFANAAKAAKDLGFDALEIHGAHGYLIDQFFWEGMNHRTDEFGGKTIKERSKFAIEVVKAMRQAVGPDFVIILRLSQWKQQDYTAKLAATPVELEEWISPLVDAGVDIFHGSQRRYWEPEFQGSDLNFAGWLKKVSGQPTITVGSVGLDKDFGDVFTNAESKSASVPLDELIRRYDRGDFDLVAVGRAILQDPNWVQKIQAEKFDELATFEAKSLGSLS from the coding sequence ATGAGCATACAAACACTTTTTAGTCCATTTGAATATAAAAATCTAGTCCTTAAAAATCGCTTTGTCATGGCACCTATGACGCGTGCATTTGCTGTAGATGGTATCCCTGGCGACGACGTAAAAGGCTACTACGAACGTCGTGCTGCGGCAGAAGTTGGACTGATTCTCACAGAAGGTACAGTTATAGATAGACCTTCTTCAAAGAATCTAAAGGACATTCCTAATTTTTATGGTGAGCAAGCCTTAAATGGTTGGAAAAATGTGGTGGGTGCTGTTCATAAAAAAGGTGGAAAAATAGCGCCTCAAATATGGCATGTAGGCAATACACCCATGCAATGGACTCCACCTGCACCTTTTGAAAGTCCAGACACCATGACCTTAGCCGATATAGAGCATACAATACAGGCTTTCGCAAATGCTGCAAAAGCAGCAAAAGATTTGGGGTTTGATGCTCTTGAAATCCACGGAGCGCATGGTTATTTAATCGACCAATTCTTTTGGGAGGGTATGAACCACAGGACAGATGAGTTTGGCGGCAAAACGATTAAAGAAAGATCAAAATTTGCAATTGAAGTCGTAAAAGCCATGCGTCAGGCTGTAGGTCCTGACTTCGTTATCATCCTACGTTTGTCGCAGTGGAAACAACAAGATTACACAGCAAAATTGGCAGCAACACCTGTAGAATTAGAGGAGTGGATATCACCTTTGGTAGATGCAGGTGTCGATATTTTTCATGGTAGTCAACGTCGCTATTGGGAACCTGAGTTTCAAGGTAGCGATCTAAATTTTGCTGGCTGGTTGAAAAAGGTTTCGGGACAACCTACCATTACCGTTGGATCGGTAGGTCTTGATAAAGATTTTGGTGATGTATTTACAAATGCTGAATCAAAATCTGCATCTGTACCACTAGATGAATTGATCCGTAGATATGATCGAGGAGATTTTGATTTAGTAGCCGTAGGCAGAGCTATTTTGCAAGATCCAAATTGGGTACAGAAAATTCAAGCAGAAAAATTTGACGAGCTTGCTACTTTCGAAGCAAAAAGTTTAGGTAGTTTATCTTAG
- a CDS encoding acyltransferase family protein, translating into MLKTQVSTATLTGGRPHYNVLDGLRGVAAIMVVCFHIFEAFATSHVDQRINHGYLAVDFFFILSGFVIGYAYDDRWRTTTTKDFIKRRIVRLHPMVVMGAVIGGILFYFQESSVWDVSKVTVMALFGATLLNALLIPAIPGSEVRGLGEMFPLNGPSWSLFFEYIGNILYALFIRKLSTKALAVLVLIAGCGLATFAIVGPYGDICAGFSLTTIEFTAGFLRLLFSFSAGLLLSRTFRPAHIKGSFWWCSLIIVTVLAIPRIGGAEHLWMNGLYDTICCLVIFPLLVYLGASAKSTNQFTTRVCKFLGDISYPLYTVHYPFIYLYYAWVKNNKLTFEESLPGAAAVVIGSIVLAYICLKLYDIPVRKYLSDRFLKAK; encoded by the coding sequence ATGCTCAAAACACAAGTTTCAACAGCTACTTTAACTGGAGGTAGACCACATTACAATGTGCTCGATGGATTGCGAGGAGTAGCGGCTATCATGGTTGTCTGTTTCCACATATTCGAAGCTTTTGCAACCAGCCATGTAGATCAAAGAATCAATCATGGTTATCTAGCTGTCGATTTTTTCTTCATCTTATCTGGGTTTGTCATCGGTTATGCTTATGATGATCGTTGGCGTACAACGACTACAAAAGATTTTATCAAACGTAGGATCGTCAGGTTGCATCCTATGGTCGTGATGGGCGCTGTCATAGGTGGTATTCTGTTTTACTTTCAAGAATCCTCCGTGTGGGACGTATCAAAAGTAACAGTCATGGCGCTGTTTGGTGCTACGCTATTAAATGCATTGCTAATCCCCGCTATTCCCGGGAGCGAAGTCCGTGGCTTAGGTGAAATGTTTCCCCTCAATGGACCCAGCTGGTCCTTATTTTTTGAATATATTGGTAATATTTTATATGCACTATTCATACGTAAATTGTCAACCAAGGCATTAGCTGTACTGGTTTTAATTGCGGGCTGTGGCCTGGCAACATTTGCCATCGTAGGTCCTTATGGAGATATTTGTGCTGGATTTTCACTGACCACAATCGAATTTACCGCAGGATTTTTACGGTTACTTTTTTCGTTTTCCGCAGGCTTGTTGCTTTCCCGGACTTTCAGACCAGCTCATATAAAGGGATCATTTTGGTGGTGTAGTTTGATTATTGTTACGGTATTGGCTATACCACGTATTGGTGGCGCCGAGCACCTATGGATGAACGGCCTGTATGATACCATTTGTTGTTTAGTGATTTTCCCACTTCTGGTCTATCTGGGAGCTTCTGCAAAAAGCACCAATCAATTTACGACACGAGTATGCAAATTCTTAGGCGATATCTCATACCCTCTATATACAGTACATTATCCTTTTATCTATCTCTATTATGCGTGGGTAAAAAACAATAAGCTCACTTTCGAAGAATCGTTGCCTGGAGCGGCAGCAGTTGTAATAGGGAGTATTGTCTTGGCCTATATCTGTTTAAAACTATACGATATACCCGTACGTAAATACTTGTCCGACCGATTTTTAAAAGCCAAATAA
- a CDS encoding helix-turn-helix domain-containing protein, which produces MVNKNKTYFEGLYGHDQIEFAKGLIYVYPFGIIGKENNNTVKSHAHNNQFQIFVIIEGETDLLFNNEKIRITGPSFITIPKNTEHGFEHLSELKGWIISLSDSVLEHMIKREAEVIDAIETFQTTSIVSGEYSEEVFEVMLKCIKEYHESKPGRLLMLEFLVGQLIVHLRRIPRTLQKDLLSTDNASIIYYRRFTQLIRESSSYKKTIEEYASNLKITSGHLSRICSTIAYKSPREMIMDYYLSQAQLLLSDGEKSIADICYSLGFEDPSYFSRIFKRKTGMTPNEFRKKIGTKN; this is translated from the coding sequence ATGGTAAATAAAAATAAAACATATTTCGAAGGGTTATACGGACATGATCAAATTGAATTTGCGAAAGGCCTTATCTATGTTTACCCATTTGGCATTATCGGTAAAGAGAATAACAATACGGTAAAATCACACGCTCATAATAATCAATTTCAAATTTTCGTGATTATCGAGGGCGAAACAGACCTACTTTTCAATAATGAAAAAATCCGGATTACCGGTCCCTCGTTCATTACTATACCTAAAAACACCGAACATGGTTTTGAACACCTTTCAGAACTTAAAGGATGGATCATCAGTCTATCTGATAGTGTATTGGAACATATGATCAAGAGAGAAGCTGAGGTTATAGATGCCATTGAAACCTTTCAGACCACCAGTATCGTTTCAGGCGAGTATTCAGAAGAAGTATTTGAAGTTATGCTGAAGTGTATCAAAGAATATCATGAATCAAAACCGGGGCGCTTATTAATGTTGGAATTTCTCGTAGGACAACTAATCGTCCATCTTAGAAGAATACCTCGAACACTACAAAAAGATTTATTAAGCACCGATAATGCATCCATTATTTATTACAGAAGATTCACGCAACTTATTAGAGAAAGCTCTTCTTATAAAAAGACGATTGAAGAATATGCTTCCAATTTAAAGATAACTAGTGGGCATTTAAGTCGTATTTGCAGTACCATAGCGTATAAGTCACCCCGCGAAATGATAATGGATTATTACCTCAGTCAGGCACAGTTATTATTGTCCGATGGAGAAAAATCCATTGCTGACATCTGCTACAGCCTTGGTTTTGAAGACCCCAGCTATTTCTCAAGAATATTTAAGCGAAAAACAGGAATGACACCTAATGAATTTCGAAAAAAAATAGGCACAAAGAACTAA